A stretch of the Orcinus orca chromosome 1, mOrcOrc1.1, whole genome shotgun sequence genome encodes the following:
- the ZNF593 gene encoding zinc finger protein 593: MGRSRRTGAHRAHSLARQMKAKRRRPDLDEIHRDLRLQVAARPQPDPSAEPDPDLPGGGLHRCLACARYFIDSANLKTHFRSKDHKKRLKQLSVEPYSQEEAERAAGMGSYVPPQRLAVPTEVSTAVPEMDTST; this comes from the exons ATGGGTCGCTCCCGCCGGACGGGCGCGCACCGAGCGCACTCCCTGGCCCGCCAGATGAAGGCGAAGCGGCGGCGGCCGGACCTGGATGAGATTCACCGCGATTTGCGGCTCCAGGTTGCCGCACGGCCCCAGCCAGACCCAAGCGCGGAACCCGATCCCGACCTGCCAGGGGGCGGCCTGCATCGCTGTCTGGCCTGCGC GAGGTACTTCATCGATTCTGCCAACCTGAAGACCCACTTCCGATCCAAAGACCACAAGAAAAG GCTGAAGCAGCTGAGTGTGGAGCCCTACAGTCAGGAAGAAGCAGAGAGGGCAGCGGGTATGGGTTCCTATGTTCCTCCCCAAAGGCTGGCAGTGCCCACAGAAGTATCCACCGCGGTCCCTGAGATGGACACGTCTACCTGA
- the FAM110D gene encoding protein FAM110D — MQRSQEAPANCSQLLNYLPTSSGLWGTVLPSSAKMLLASPSTPSRGRTPSAVERLEADKAKYVKTHQVIARRQEPALRGGPGPLTPHPCNELGPPPSPRTPRPARRGSGRRLPRPDSLIFYRQKRECKASVNKENAKGQGLVRRLFLGAPRDVASSSPGSTERPAAPGGWAAPQDAPDAAGKRALCPTCSLPLSEKERFFNYCGLERALVEVLGAERFSPQSWGADASPQPGTSPPPGSGDASDWTSSDGGAERRDRAECGGSEAAGSARDGRPQVSVVERNARVIQWLYGCQRARGPPRESEV; from the exons ATGCAGAG GTCCCAGGAGGCCCCAGCCAATTGCTCTCAGCTCCTCAACTATCTGCCTACCTCCAGTGGCTTATGGGGCACCGTCCTGCCCAGTTCTGCTAAGATGCTCCtggcctctccctccaccccatccaGGGGACGGACCCCCAGCGCTGTGGAGAGGCTGGAGGCCGACAAAGCCAAGTATGTCAAGACGCACCAAGTGATAGCGCGACGCCAGGAGCCAGCTCTGCGTGGGGGTCCCGGGCCGCTCACCCCGCACCCCTGCAACGAGCTGGGGCCCCCTCCGTCGCCCAGGACGCCCAGACCTGCCCGCCGGGGCAGTGGCAGGCGGCTGCCAAGGCCTGATTCCCTCATATTCTACCGCCAGAAGCGCGAATGCAAGGCTTCAGTGAACAAAGAGAACGCCAAGGGCCAGGGGCTCGTGCGTCGCCTCTTCCTGGGCGCCCCCCGAGACGTTGCTTCAAGCAGCCCAGGCTCAACGGAGCGACCCGCGGCTCCTGGGGGTTGGGCCGCGCCCCAAGATGCCCCAGACGCAGCGGGAAAGCGGGCATTGTGCCCCACGTGCTCGCTGCCCCTGTCGGAGAAGGAGCGCTTCTTCAACTACTGCGGTCTGGAGCGCGCGCTGGTGGAGGTGCTGGGCGCCGAGCGCTTCTCTCCGCAGAGCTGGGGCGCCGACGCCAGCCCCCAGCCCGGAACGTCGCCGCCGCCCGGCTCTGGGGACGCCAGCGACTGGACGTCCAGCGACGGCGGCGCAGAACGCCGGGACCGTGCGGAGTGCGGTGGCTCGGAAGCGGCGGGCTCGGCGCGGGACGGGCGCCCCCAGGTGTCGGTGGTGGAGCGCAACGCGCGCGTCATCCAGTGGCTGTACGGCTGCCAGCGCGCCCGCGGCCCGCCGCGCGAGTCCGAGGTGTGA
- the C1H1orf232 gene encoding uncharacterized protein C1orf232 homolog, which produces MNQTFWKTYKSKVLQTLSGESEEDLAEEKENPALVESEAAEPAEEAFNPMSQLARRVQGVGVRGWLTMSSLFNKEDEDKLLPPEPCADHPLAAQPSSQEAAETRGTGFWDVFASRWQQQQQQQQQQQAAAASMLSGAEPTPDRDPEAGDEAAERPEPREADPAAGFKWGFLTHKLAEMRVKAAPKGD; this is translated from the exons ATGAACCAAACCTTCTGGAAAACCTACAAGTCCAAAGTGCTACAGACCCTGAGTGGGGAATCTGAGGAGGACCTGGCAGAGGAG aaggagaacccAGCGTTAGTGGAGTCTGAAGCAGCAGAACCAGCTGAAGAGGCCTTCAATCCCATGTCACAGCTGGCCCGCCGG GTTCAGGGGGTTGGGGTGAGAGGCTGGCTGACAATGTCGTCTCTGTTTAACAAAGAAGACGAGGACAAGCTGCTGCCACCAGAGCCCTGTGCTGACCA CCCGCTGGCGGCGCAGCCCTCCTCTCAGGAGGCGGCGGAGACGCGCGGGACCGGGTTCTGGGACGTGTTCGCCAgcaggtggcagcagcagcagcagcagcagcagcagcagcaggcggCGGCAGCGTCCATGCTGAGCGGCGCGGAACCCACTCCGGATCGGGACCCTGAAGCCGGGGACGAGGCCGCCGAGCGCCCCGAGCCGCGGGAAGCCGATCCCGCAGCCGGCTTCAAGTGGGGCTTTCTCACCCACAAACTGGCCGAGATGAGGGTGAAAGCTGCGCCCAAGGGCGACTAG
- the ZNF593OS gene encoding putative transmembrane protein ZNF593OS, translated as MRFRRLTPGYFRVLQMQIAGDLNAEPRSPLVGIVAALLAILGLGGSCYAVWKMVGQRRPPQAP; from the exons ATGCGATTTCGACGCCTGACACCTGGCTACTTCCGAGTGCTACAG ATGCAGATAGCCGGGGACCTGAACGCAGAGCCCCGGAGTCCGCTGGTGGGGATCGTGGCTGCACTGCTGGCTATCCTCGGGCTGGGCGGCTCCTGCTATGCTGTCTGGAAGATGGTGGGGCAGCGGCGGCCGCCACAGGCTCCATGA